ACTGGAGCAGGTGGAATAATGTTAGGTCTTGCTGATTTGCCTTTGCTTTTAAGTATTAAAATTAAGTTGCTTTATGATATTGCTGCTATATATGGTTTTGATGTGAATGATTATAAAGAAAGAATTTATATATTAAATATATTCCACATTACTTTTTCAAGTAAAAGTAAAGTAAATGAAGTATTTGCTGAAATGGAGAACTTTGAACAGTATATGTATTCTTTACCAGATGATATTGATTCTTTTGATTGGAGAACTTTTCAACAAGAGTATAGAGATTATATAGATTTAGCAAAGCTTTTACAGATGGTTCCGGGAATTGGAGCTTTTGTAGGAGCATATGTTAATTCTAAACTAATAGATAAGCTTAGTAAAACTGCTGTTCAAGCTTATAGAATGAGGATATTTTCATAAAAAAGAATATAAATTAACTATATAACATAAGATTATATAAGTTCAAACATTAAACTAAATCCTTACCTATTGGTGCAATAGGTAAGGATTTAATTTTTATGTAGGTAGAATAAAGAAAATATGATAAATAGAGGCTCAAAATTAGAATTTAAAAAAAGTATTCTAAAATTTCTTGGTTTGTAACTTATGTTACGGAACAAACTATACTAATGTAGTAAACTTTACTCATAGAAACACAACATAAGAAAATTACTTAAAGATTATATAAATGAAAAAATAAGGAGGAATAATAATGAGTATGTTTTGTTATCAATGCCAAGAGGCAGCAGGATGTAAAGGGTGTAC
The window above is part of the Tepidibacter aestuarii genome. Proteins encoded here:
- a CDS encoding EcsC family protein, giving the protein MIIIDFYNKIAIKELNDWKKKMRKKPSLVQKTSKHVQNKFNGLLPEKYHEIVTSAIKNMTRAVLFSSKYITKKPYTNLSLRQRERLVAQKTKTYKTTALIEGAGTGAGGIMLGLADLPLLLSIKIKLLYDIAAIYGFDVNDYKERIYILNIFHITFSSKSKVNEVFAEMENFEQYMYSLPDDIDSFDWRTFQQEYRDYIDLAKLLQMVPGIGAFVGAYVNSKLIDKLSKTAVQAYRMRIFS